Proteins encoded in a region of the Phaenicophaeus curvirostris isolate KB17595 chromosome 1, BPBGC_Pcur_1.0, whole genome shotgun sequence genome:
- the GPR18 gene encoding N-arachidonyl glycine receptor, translated as MMTGNDHPEEYRIASLAFYSFVFVVGLLVNATALWVFSCTTKKRTTITVYMMNVALLDIIFIFSLPFRIIYHGKKMWPFGDTFCRITGAFTIFYPAIALWLLAFISVDRFMAIVQPKHVKELKNTKKAVLACIGIWIMTLATTSPLLFLQSDPDKHSNFTTCMKMLDIIHLKEVNTLNFSRLIFFFLIPLFIMMGCYLVIIYNFIHGRTSKLKPKAKERSIRIIVTLIAQVLVCFVPFHICFAFLMLQDADTSYNPWAAFTTFLMNLSTCLDVILYYIVSKQFQARVISVILYRNYLRSVRRKSFRTGSLRSLSNMNSEMI; from the coding sequence atgatgACTGGAAATGACCACCCTGAAGAATACAGGATTGCATCACTGGCCTTCTATAGTTTTGTATTCGTGGTGGGACTGTTGGTGAATGCCACAGCACTATGGGTTTTCAGCTGCACTACCAAGAAGAGAACGACTATAACTGTCTATATGATGAATGTGGCACTACTGgacataatttttatattttccttgccttttcgGATAATCtaccatgggaaaaaaatgtggccTTTCGGAGATACATTCTGTCGGATTACTGGTGCTTTCACTATATTTTATCCAGCCATTGCTCTGTGGTTGCTCGCTTTTATAAGTGTAGACAGGTTTATGGCTATTGTCCAGCCCAAACATGTCAAAGAactaaaaaacacaaaaaaagctgTGCTGGCTTGCATTGGAATCTGGATAATGACTCTTGCCACAACATCCCCATTGCTGTTTTTGCAGTCTGATCCAGATAAACACTCCAATTTCACTACCTGCATGAAAATGCTTGATATCATCCATTTAAAGGAAGTAAATACATTGAACTTTTCtcgtttgatttttttctttttgattccCTTGTTTATCATGATGGGCTGTTACCTGGTCATTATTTACAATTTTATCCATGGCAGGACTTCCAAGCTGAAACCTAAGGCCAAGGAGAGATCCATAAGAATTATAGTTACTCTGATTGCTCAAGTCCTCGTCTGCTTTGTACCTTTCCAcatttgctttgccttcctgaTGCTGCAAGATGCAGACACAAGTTACaacccctgggcagcctttacCACCTTTCTCATGAATCTCAGTACATGCTTGGACGTTATACTGTACTATATTGTTTCTAAACAATTTCAGGCGAGAGTCATCAGTGTAATCCTTTACCGCAATTACCTTCGAAGTGTGCGCAGGAAAAGTTTTCGAACTGGAAGTCTAAGGTCACTCAGTAACATGAACAGTGAAATGATATAA